One region of Armigeres subalbatus isolate Guangzhou_Male chromosome 3, GZ_Asu_2, whole genome shotgun sequence genomic DNA includes:
- the LOC134227967 gene encoding uncharacterized protein LOC134227967: MKRIVDSRKNAHGRVTRLQSRQEDANRNQNTGGTEDSNRDPQNTQQTGTTETVILELIDTDKNGPNHPCQMGKLLRGKGFSAYTDIVKIGKFRFKIVTNEISRLRKLKLETDNLRIYEPKNNNQTIVFVKGVPESFDEDEMVENIETDFPVLKVQRIRRMGRNNELQDTSNIKVTVEGGQVPDKVRIYGCYFRAELYIFPVRQCKNCWRYGHGAKHCTSRTRCASCGGCHDVSVCSKDTKSPNCKRGHKADDPGCPERQRHKSIRLAMRESKSLSNKRRPTTPDWKTDSAC; the protein is encoded by the coding sequence ATGAAAAGAATAGTAGATAGCAGGAAGAACGCACATGGACGAGTAACCAGACTCCAGTCTAGGCAAGAAGATGCGAATCGTAATCAAAACACTGGTGGAACCGAAGATAGCAACAGGGATCCGCAGAATACACAACAAACCGGAACAACCGAAACAGTTATCCTGGAACTGATCGACACCGACAAGAATGGACCGAACCATCCATGCCAGATGGGAAAGCTCCTTAGAGGAAAAGGATTCAGCGCCTATACAGACATCGTCAAAATAGGGAAGTTCAGGTTTAAAATCGTCACAAACGAAATCTCTCGGCTGCGGAAACTAAAACTAGAAACCGACAACCTCAGGATATACGAACCCAAGAACAACAACCAAACCATAGTGTTCGTGAAAGGAGTACCGGAAAGCTTCGACGAGGACGAGATGGTGGAAAACATAGAAACGGATTTTCCGGTTCTAAAGGTCCAGAGAATTCGACGAATGGGAAGAAATAACGAGTTACAAGACACATCCAACATTAAGGTTACGGTAGAAGGCGGCCAAGTTCCAGATAAGGTTAGGATCTACGGTTGCTACTTTAGGGCAGAGCTTTACATTTTTCCAGTTCGACAGTGCAAAAATTGTTGGAGATACGGTCATGGGGCAAAACATTGTACCTCGAGGACGCGCTGTGCTTCTTGCGGTGGATGTCACGATGTTTCAGTCTGCAGTAAAGACACCAAAAGCCCAAACTGCAAAAGAGGACACAAAGCGGATGACCCAGGATGTCCAGAAAGACAGCGGCACAAAAGCATTCGACTAGCCATGAGAGAAAGCAAATCCCTTTCAAACAAGCGGAGGCCTACTACCCCAGACTGGAAAACCGATTCAGCATGCTGA